In the Trinickia acidisoli genome, TATTCAATTGAATCACTATGCAAACAAACCGCGTACGCCGCTATGGGGGCTCGATTCGACGCTACGCTCATTTCTGCTCGCGCAAGCGATTCACACGATCGATCTCGCGGTAACGTTCGGCCAGGGCGACCTCGTCGACGTTCAATCGCGCGTGCAACGTCATGGCGATGCGCTGATCGTCAAAGGCGAATTCACGTTCTCGTCGGGCGCGACGGCGAGCTTGCTCTCGGGAACGACCTTCCCGTACTTCGAATTCCAAATGAAGCTCGTCAGCTCCAGCTCGACGATGGTGGAACTCGACAATCTTTGGAATATCACGGTGCACGAGCCCGAACACGGCACACGTGCCACCGGCGCGGCCAAACGCTGGCGCGGCGCATGGCAGCCGGGGCCACTCGATTCGGGCTACGAGCGCAGCGGCTATTTCGGCGAACTGTATGAATTCTTCGACGCATGCCGCACGCGCACGCGCTTCGAGGCCGACTTCGAGAGTTTGCTGCCGACCTACCGGATCATCGAAGCGATCTGCAGAGCCGATTGCGCAACGGACGCCGATCTCGATGCCACGGCGATTCGCGGCATGCATGCCTTGCCGTCGAAAGGCGCCGGGCTCGAACGCTTGTCTGCTTGAGATTTGCCTGAGTTCTGCTTGAGCGTCTTGCTCGCTCATCCATTCCCGACCGCATACATAACGGAAAGCGTCAGACATGTCCGATACGACCATTGCCGTTTCGCCCGATGTACGCCGCACCATCTCCGACAAATATCGCCCGGTCTACGCCGACGATCTGCCGACGCTGGAAAAGACGCTGCGCGGCTCGATCTCGGGCACGAGCGACGTCGTGACCGCTTATGAGCGCTCGCTCGCCGAGTGGTTCGACGCGAAGGAGGCCGTGGCCGTGTCGTCCGGCGGTGCAGCGTTGAACGTCGCGCTTTACGCCGTCGGCATCGAAGCCGGCAACGACGTTCTGCTCACGCCGAGCTGTCCGCTTTGCACGATCTATCCGATCATCGCCGCGGGCGCGAACCCGATCTTCGTCGATACGCGCACGCACGGCTTCGGCGCCGACCCCGAATCGGTGAAGCGTGCCCTCACGCCGCGAACCAAGGCCATCATCGACATCCCGATGTGGGGGTATCCGACCGAAGTCGACGAACTCTACGCACTGACGCAGTCCCTCGGCATCAAGCTCATCCTCGACCTCGCGCACTCGCACGGCACGACATTGCATGGCCGCCCGCTGTCGCATTTCGGCGATATCTCGTGCTTCAGCACGCATGAGCGCAAGCCGCTCGCTACGGGCGAAGGCGGCTTCATCCTGACCGGCGATGCCGCCCTCGCGCAGCGCAGCCGCGATTACAGCCGGTTCGGCAACCTGAACGGCAAGGATTTCGGTCTGAACTACAAGCTCGCGGCGCTGCCGGCCGCGATCGGCCACAGCCGTTTGGCGAGTTTGTCGGAGCAGATCGCCAAACGGCGCGAGAACGCGCGCTACCTCCTCTCGAAGCTCGATTCGGCGAAGGTGCGCGAAAAGCGGATCATCGACGGCGGCGAACCGAACTACTACTTTCTGAACCTCGAACTCGAGTTCGCCGACAACCGCGCGTTCATCGACTACCTCGACGAGGCAGGCATTCCGTCGGACATCAAGCGATACGGCTGCAAGGCGCTATACGAGTTTCCGGTGCTGGCCAAGTATCGGCGTGCCTGTCCGAACGCGGAAAACCTGTTGGCGAGCATGACGACGATTCCGGTTCATCCCGACATCACGGCGGCCGAGCTCGACTATATGGCGGCCCACATCAACGCATATCGCGGCGTATGACGACACTCGAGGCACACGATCGATCCGGGCTCGAGAAGCACTTCACGGCTTCCGCGTTCGTTTTGAATCCGCATCGCGAAGTGCTGCTCGTGCATCACCGCAAGCTCGGCGTCTGGCTCTATCCGGGCGGCCACATCGATCACGGCGAAACGCCCGACGATGCGGCTTTGCGCGAGGTGCGCGAGGAGACGGGCATTCGTGCCGCGCTGATCGGCGAGCGCGACGAATCGCTTGCCGATCGCGCGGCCGACGTGTCCGTCCTGCATCGTCCGTATCGCGTGCTGTGCGAGTTCATCGACGACAAGAAGGGTCCGCATTACCATCTCGATTTGATTTATCTGTGTGTAACCGATGCCCGCGAGCTACCGGCGCAGCGCGAAGTGCAGGAAGCGGCCTTCTTCGGTCGCGGCCGTGCGCGCGAGCTTCGGATGTTCCCGAACTTCGCCCGCATGCTCGATCGGCTCTTCGACGACGAATCGGTGTGGGACGCGGTGAGCAAGGAGGCGAGCCGATGAGCACGACGGCGATCGCGCTTCGCACGGTTGCGGAAACCTGTTCGCATGACACGCCCGACGATATGCCGGCAATCGAGCGCGCTTTGCGAACGGGGCTTTCCGGCACGGCGCAAGTCGTTGAGGAGTACGAAGCATCGCTCGCTGCGCTATACGGCGTTCGGCACGTGATCGCCGTCTCCTCCGGTGCTGCTTCGGTGGCGGCCGCGCTCTCCGGCGTCGATCACGCGCCGGGCGACGAGATCGTCGTCTCGCCGGCGTGTCCGATCTGCACCGTGCTGCCGATTCTCTCGTTCGGGCTCACGCCCGTATTCTGCGACGTCGCACCCGACAGCTTCGGCTTGGACGAAACCGACCTTGCTCGCTGTATCGGCGCGCGTACGCGTGCCGTCATCGAAGTGCCGATGTGGGGCTACCCGATTCGCTCCGACCGCACGGCGGCTTATCTTTCGACGCGCGGCATTCCGCTGATTCAGGACCTCGCCCATTGCCACCTGACGCGCTTGAACGACGACTGGCTCGCCCGCATCGGCGATCTGGCTTGCTTCAGCACGCACGATTGCAAGTTCATGTCGACGGGCGAGGGAGGCTTCGTCATGACTGACGACGATAGGTGCGCCGCACGTATTCGTGCCTATACGCGCTTCGG is a window encoding:
- a CDS encoding NUDIX hydrolase, giving the protein MTTLEAHDRSGLEKHFTASAFVLNPHREVLLVHHRKLGVWLYPGGHIDHGETPDDAALREVREETGIRAALIGERDESLADRAADVSVLHRPYRVLCEFIDDKKGPHYHLDLIYLCVTDARELPAQREVQEAAFFGRGRARELRMFPNFARMLDRLFDDESVWDAVSKEASR
- a CDS encoding DegT/DnrJ/EryC1/StrS family aminotransferase, producing the protein MSTTAIALRTVAETCSHDTPDDMPAIERALRTGLSGTAQVVEEYEASLAALYGVRHVIAVSSGAASVAAALSGVDHAPGDEIVVSPACPICTVLPILSFGLTPVFCDVAPDSFGLDETDLARCIGARTRAVIEVPMWGYPIRSDRTAAYLSTRGIPLIQDLAHCHLTRLNDDWLARIGDLACFSTHDCKFMSTGEGGFVMTDDDRCAARIRAYTRFGNLTGETIGVNLKLGGLQAALGLARSRRMAAHREARLRNRERLLARLSNEAFRELPVAQGGEVNGYALMLQAIDHDGRKLVHYQQAHGIPSDIGKYDNRPLFEQPILSRYARPCPNAARLLRSLTTVPIHPDLTTSDIDYIAKVLNGYVPD
- a CDS encoding Gfo/Idh/MocA family protein, whose translation is MSLIKVGLVGIGAQMQENLLPSLLQMPDIRIVAACDSDPARAKQIHRFISDIPTMDSVPAMLDAACLDAIVMACPPQVHREMSIRAMQRGVSVFVEKPPCATLDELQELVELARQCGVRTGVGMNFKFARPVRQLREMTTSEEFGRTLHIQLNHYANKPRTPLWGLDSTLRSFLLAQAIHTIDLAVTFGQGDLVDVQSRVQRHGDALIVKGEFTFSSGATASLLSGTTFPYFEFQMKLVSSSSTMVELDNLWNITVHEPEHGTRATGAAKRWRGAWQPGPLDSGYERSGYFGELYEFFDACRTRTRFEADFESLLPTYRIIEAICRADCATDADLDATAIRGMHALPSKGAGLERLSA
- a CDS encoding DegT/DnrJ/EryC1/StrS family aminotransferase; the protein is MSDTTIAVSPDVRRTISDKYRPVYADDLPTLEKTLRGSISGTSDVVTAYERSLAEWFDAKEAVAVSSGGAALNVALYAVGIEAGNDVLLTPSCPLCTIYPIIAAGANPIFVDTRTHGFGADPESVKRALTPRTKAIIDIPMWGYPTEVDELYALTQSLGIKLILDLAHSHGTTLHGRPLSHFGDISCFSTHERKPLATGEGGFILTGDAALAQRSRDYSRFGNLNGKDFGLNYKLAALPAAIGHSRLASLSEQIAKRRENARYLLSKLDSAKVREKRIIDGGEPNYYFLNLELEFADNRAFIDYLDEAGIPSDIKRYGCKALYEFPVLAKYRRACPNAENLLASMTTIPVHPDITAAELDYMAAHINAYRGV